The region TTGGTTGCCGAGACAAGATCCATCTGTGTAAATACAAATAGGAGTATGCATTTTAATTCCTTTTTATTACTAGGTTAAAGGTCTATTTGCTATATCATGTGGGTGTGTAATTTTTATTTATACAAGCTCTTGATAGTTTTCTTATATCCCTAATTGCGTATCTGGGATGCTCCAAAGCTTCGTCCTTTGTACGGATAACCTTCCTTGCTGTATTCTTTCGATAAATACCTGAGCCATTGTCTGGTTTGAGCAAGTGTCTTTTCAAAATCAGAATTTACTCTACGCATTTTAATTGCAGTCTTCAGGTACTGATCGTCTACGTTATGTCTACATAGGTGGACTAAGCCTTGTGCCGAATGACCTATTGCCTTTGACCATAGCTCGGTTGCTTTATTATGAATCTGTGAGGGGTTCTGAATTACGTTTCCATCAAGAAACAAGACTATGTGGAAATGATGGTTATCAACAAGAGAGTGGAGAGATTGCTCTCTTACCCAGACAGAATATGGAGAGTACTTTTTGCGTGTGCAGTGTTTAATGAATGAATTTAGAAAGTTACTGAATATTGTGTTATCGTTGGGGTAGATGAACTTTTCTGGATATGTGATATCAAATCGTACTACTAAGTTTTTACTCCTGCTTCTGCTGCTGTGAATCAGTACTCGTTCTATAGTGTCTTCTATTTCGTTAATATGGTTGTAAGAACTTTGATATGTCATGTGCTTGTACCTTTATGTTTAGTGGTTTTAATATAATACTACTATCTACCTGATTTAATGACTTGTTTGTTATTGGCATTTGACAGGGGGGCATGCCA is a window of Desulfovibrio sp. UCD-KL4C DNA encoding:
- a CDS encoding inovirus-type Gp2 protein, whose protein sequence is MTYQSSYNHINEIEDTIERVLIHSSRSRSKNLVVRFDITYPEKFIYPNDNTIFSNFLNSFIKHCTRKKYSPYSVWVREQSLHSLVDNHHFHIVLFLDGNVIQNPSQIHNKATELWSKAIGHSAQGLVHLCRHNVDDQYLKTAIKMRRVNSDFEKTLAQTRQWLRYLSKEYSKEGYPYKGRSFGASQIRN